Proteins encoded together in one Silvanigrella paludirubra window:
- the lptC gene encoding LPS export ABC transporter periplasmic protein LptC, with the protein MIGRLYAIIFILLIAFSLWYQKKYLEVSSNELNSQLDFEDSILPTSIAKNFSTKFYDNGKLKYTFSGDKIIYYTDNHFEAEGNLIYESYNEKQKNNIVIKTQKAFGIMESDSNQSFQQSMALGANSRIKNATLPNDVLIDFDGNKGKANYVFIDMEKETIQSPNYFISNGTQGNIKGNGFKYSIKNEEFKIFSKVDGDINLNKIPETKKDSKVLK; encoded by the coding sequence ATGATCGGCCGTTTATATGCAATTATTTTTATATTATTAATCGCTTTTTCATTATGGTACCAAAAAAAATATCTTGAGGTATCATCAAATGAATTAAATTCACAACTCGATTTTGAAGATAGCATTTTACCAACAAGTATAGCAAAAAATTTTAGCACTAAATTTTATGATAATGGAAAATTAAAATATACATTTTCCGGAGATAAAATTATTTATTATACAGATAATCACTTTGAAGCTGAAGGAAATCTGATTTACGAATCCTATAATGAAAAACAAAAGAATAATATAGTGATAAAAACTCAAAAAGCTTTTGGAATTATGGAATCAGACTCAAATCAATCTTTTCAACAGTCCATGGCCTTAGGCGCAAATAGCAGAATTAAAAATGCGACTTTACCGAATGATGTTTTAATTGATTTTGATGGAAATAAAGGAAAAGCAAATTATGTGTTTATTGATATGGAAAAAGAAACCATTCAATCTCCTAATTATTTTATTTCCAATGGTACTCAAGGAAACATAAAAGGAAATGGATTTAAATATTCAATAAAAAATGAAGAATTTAAAATTTTTTCAAAAGTAGATGGAGATATTAATTTAAATAAAATTCCAGAAACAAAAAAAGATAGTAAGGTACTAAAATGA